One region of Deltaproteobacteria bacterium genomic DNA includes:
- a CDS encoding radical SAM protein — translation MVGAGLALAGRRLREDLAGFGRALGLGRAAPPPRLRVYRRERHGGHTTLHLRRQSGGGALLFVDAMEVIHLSPTAAHLASLVLEEVPEAAALAELRRSWRGAPGARLRDDLHAMRARLEQLSDPRTACRTCDLPAERLPVFGQRGDAPYKADLALTYACNNGCPHCYNDPAHFDRPPLSAARWCELVDRLAEVGVPHLILTGGEATLHPGLVEIVAHAHHRGLLVGLNTNGRRLGSGAAGRALARELAAAGLDHVQVTLESHRPEVHDAMVGARAFEQTVAGVEAALAAGLSVLTNTTLTRANARELPETLDFLAGLGLQAVALNAIIHAGGGSANPDALPAGALAPILVEARERSRGLGLRLLWYTVTDYCELSPVELELGPKRCNAGEYSVCLEPDGEVLPCQSYPASAGNLLHTEWETIWESELFRSFRERELDPGRLPEKCRGCPDLSLCGGGCRLEHEARSRGETSEACAGCGGRSSGASALVQLAAPGGGRWG, via the coding sequence GTGGTAGGCGCGGGCCTGGCCCTGGCGGGCCGCCGCCTGCGAGAGGACCTCGCCGGCTTCGGACGGGCGCTCGGGCTCGGCCGCGCCGCGCCCCCGCCCCGGCTCCGCGTCTACCGACGGGAGCGCCACGGCGGCCACACCACGCTCCACCTTCGGCGGCAGTCGGGGGGTGGGGCGCTCCTCTTCGTCGACGCGATGGAGGTGATCCACCTCTCGCCCACCGCCGCGCACCTCGCCTCCCTCGTCCTCGAGGAGGTGCCCGAGGCGGCGGCCCTCGCCGAGCTGCGCCGGAGCTGGCGGGGCGCGCCCGGGGCGCGGCTCCGGGACGATCTCCACGCCATGCGGGCGCGCCTCGAGCAGCTCTCCGATCCGCGGACGGCCTGCCGCACCTGCGATCTTCCCGCCGAGCGGCTGCCGGTCTTCGGCCAGCGGGGAGACGCCCCCTACAAGGCGGACCTGGCGCTCACCTACGCCTGCAACAACGGCTGCCCCCACTGCTACAACGACCCCGCGCACTTCGATCGGCCGCCGCTCTCCGCGGCCCGGTGGTGCGAGCTCGTGGATCGACTGGCCGAGGTGGGCGTGCCTCACCTGATCCTGACGGGCGGCGAGGCGACCCTGCACCCGGGGCTGGTGGAGATCGTCGCCCACGCCCACCACCGGGGGCTGCTGGTGGGGCTGAACACCAACGGCCGCCGCCTGGGGAGCGGCGCGGCCGGCCGCGCCCTGGCCCGGGAGCTGGCGGCCGCGGGGCTCGACCACGTGCAGGTCACCCTCGAGAGCCACCGGCCCGAGGTCCACGACGCGATGGTGGGCGCGCGGGCCTTCGAGCAGACCGTGGCCGGGGTGGAGGCGGCCCTGGCGGCCGGGCTCTCCGTGCTCACCAACACCACGCTCACCCGGGCGAACGCGCGAGAGCTCCCCGAGACCCTCGACTTCCTCGCCGGGCTGGGGCTCCAGGCCGTGGCCCTCAACGCGATCATCCACGCCGGGGGAGGCAGCGCGAACCCCGACGCCCTCCCGGCCGGGGCGCTCGCGCCGATCCTGGTCGAGGCCCGGGAGCGCAGCCGCGGCCTGGGCCTGCGCCTGCTCTGGTACACGGTGACCGACTACTGCGAGCTCTCCCCGGTGGAGCTCGAGCTCGGGCCGAAGCGCTGCAACGCCGGCGAGTACTCGGTCTGCCTCGAGCCCGACGGCGAGGTCCTGCCCTGCCAGAGCTACCCGGCCTCGGCGGGCAACCTGCTGCACACCGAGTGGGAGACGATCTGGGAGAGCGAGCTCTTCCGCTCCTTCCGCGAGCGTGAGCTCGACCCCGGGCGCCTGCCCGAGAAGTGCCGCGGCTGCCCCGACCTCTCCCTCTGCGGGGGGGGCTGCCGGCTGGAGCACGAGGCGCGGTCGCGGGGAGAGACGAGCGAGGCCTGCGCGGGCTGTGGTGGACGATCGAGCGGGGCGAGCGCGCTGGTGCAGCTCGCGGCGCCAGGAGGTGGACGATGGGGATGA
- a CDS encoding methyltransferase domain-containing protein: MSEAGGDHPSRPEAELQAHLADALYGLRSRALRRLSLPTLGPVLDLGCGRGRVSAELRRRCRGPVVALDLDAGMAREAGAPSVVGRAEALPFTDGRFALVFAQLAFLWFEDLEAALDEVRRVLRPGGVLVALEPDYPGLIESPPELGLRELWVAALERAGGRPAAGRELHAALARRGARIEVDLLGGPGQDLEAGLRLLEGLRLRGEEEDRLRAARAHPLVAAGRAMVHLPFLALSAHLD, encoded by the coding sequence TTGAGCGAGGCCGGCGGCGACCACCCCTCGCGGCCGGAGGCCGAGCTGCAGGCCCACCTGGCCGACGCCCTCTATGGCCTGCGCAGCCGGGCCCTGCGGCGGCTCTCGCTGCCCACCCTGGGGCCGGTCCTCGATCTGGGCTGCGGCCGGGGGCGGGTCAGCGCCGAGCTGCGGCGCCGCTGCCGGGGGCCGGTCGTCGCCCTCGATCTCGACGCCGGGATGGCGCGGGAGGCCGGGGCGCCCTCGGTGGTGGGGCGGGCCGAGGCGCTGCCCTTCACCGACGGCCGCTTCGCCCTGGTCTTCGCGCAGCTCGCCTTCCTCTGGTTCGAGGATCTCGAGGCGGCGCTCGACGAGGTGAGGCGGGTGCTGCGCCCCGGCGGGGTGCTCGTCGCCCTGGAGCCGGACTACCCCGGCCTGATCGAGAGCCCCCCCGAGCTGGGCCTGCGGGAGCTCTGGGTGGCGGCCCTGGAGCGCGCCGGCGGCCGACCGGCGGCCGGGCGGGAGCTGCACGCCGCCCTGGCGCGGCGCGGGGCCCGGATCGAGGTCGATCTCCTGGGCGGACCGGGGCAGGATCTCGAGGCCGGCCTGCGCCTCCTCGAGGGGCTCCGCCTGCGGGGCGAGGAGGAGGACCGCCTGCGGGCGGCGCGCGCCCACCCCCTGGTGGCGGCCGGGCGGGCGATGGTGCACCTGCCCTTCCTCGCCCTGAGCGCCCACCTCGACTGA
- a CDS encoding chloride channel protein, producing MAQGERRRFRIPVDMGDIVERFNLARTWHWFGMAGLVGVAGGLAALLFHWLAEKGTLLFWGFLIGWAPTGPGGEPLPFSTPGAEPRELMLVVVPAVGALLSALLVYRLAPEAAGSGTNQAIIAYHQHRGQMRRRVSWVKMLASVLTVASGGSAGREGPIAQIGGSLGSLVGRVFSLSERDRRILVMAGVAAGIGAIFRAPLAGALFAAEVLYSEPDIESEVVIPALISSIVSYSIYCSVHGFGHLFTGTQDFAFEEPLALMPYLVLGFVVAFGAVAFVVVFETTTRIFTRLSIPLFLKPVIGAALTGALGLLLWKVTGDLDALGVMGSGYGLLQRAMSSSGVIGPSMAVLALVAVGKIVTTSMTVGSGGSGGVFGPSVVIGGALGALVGTFFHAVWPDVVPEIGPFAIVGMVGFFAGAANTPISTLLMVGDLTGNYSLLIPSMLVVSIALFIGHRWTIYPDQVRTRADSPAHRGEFMMDVLADLKVSEVYDPGREVHTVHPETRLKPIMDLVVGTHQQYFPVVMNEDRLVGIFSLNDLREVLYEEGLAELVVAQDIATNQVLTVCPDDSLSRALQLLTVKNIDELPVIADEESSKLLGVLSRRDIIAAYHRRLAEMEKR from the coding sequence ATGGCCCAGGGCGAGCGCAGACGATTCCGGATCCCCGTCGACATGGGGGACATCGTCGAGCGCTTCAACCTGGCCCGGACCTGGCATTGGTTCGGCATGGCGGGCCTCGTCGGCGTCGCCGGCGGGCTGGCGGCGCTGCTCTTCCACTGGCTGGCCGAGAAGGGGACGCTCCTCTTCTGGGGCTTCCTCATCGGCTGGGCGCCCACCGGACCCGGTGGCGAGCCCTTGCCCTTCAGCACCCCCGGCGCCGAGCCGAGGGAGCTGATGCTGGTGGTGGTGCCGGCGGTGGGCGCGCTGCTCTCGGCGCTGCTGGTCTATCGCCTCGCTCCGGAGGCGGCCGGCTCGGGGACCAACCAGGCGATCATCGCCTACCACCAGCACCGCGGGCAGATGCGGCGACGGGTCTCCTGGGTGAAGATGCTCGCCTCGGTGCTGACCGTCGCCTCCGGCGGCTCCGCCGGCCGCGAGGGTCCCATCGCTCAGATCGGCGGCAGCCTCGGCAGCCTGGTCGGGCGGGTCTTCTCGCTCTCCGAGCGGGACCGCCGGATCCTCGTGATGGCCGGCGTGGCGGCCGGCATCGGCGCCATCTTCCGCGCCCCCCTGGCCGGCGCGCTCTTCGCCGCCGAGGTCCTCTACAGCGAGCCCGACATCGAGTCCGAGGTGGTCATCCCCGCGCTGATCTCCTCGATCGTCTCCTACTCGATCTACTGCTCGGTCCACGGCTTCGGCCACCTCTTCACCGGCACCCAGGACTTCGCCTTCGAGGAGCCGCTGGCGCTGATGCCCTACCTGGTCCTCGGCTTCGTCGTGGCCTTCGGCGCCGTCGCCTTCGTGGTGGTCTTCGAGACGACGACCCGGATCTTCACCCGCCTCTCGATCCCCCTCTTCCTCAAGCCCGTCATCGGCGCGGCCCTCACCGGTGCTCTGGGCCTCCTGCTCTGGAAGGTGACCGGGGACCTCGACGCCCTCGGCGTGATGGGCTCGGGCTACGGCCTGCTGCAGCGGGCGATGAGCAGCTCGGGGGTCATCGGTCCCTCGATGGCGGTGCTGGCGCTGGTGGCGGTGGGTAAGATCGTCACCACCTCGATGACCGTGGGCTCGGGCGGCTCGGGCGGCGTCTTCGGTCCCTCGGTGGTCATCGGCGGCGCCCTCGGAGCGCTGGTCGGGACCTTCTTCCACGCCGTGTGGCCGGACGTGGTGCCCGAGATCGGTCCCTTCGCGATCGTGGGCATGGTGGGCTTCTTCGCCGGGGCCGCCAACACCCCGATCTCCACCCTGCTGATGGTGGGGGATCTGACCGGGAACTACTCCCTGCTGATCCCCTCGATGCTGGTCGTCTCGATCGCGCTCTTCATCGGCCACCGCTGGACCATCTACCCCGATCAGGTGCGCACCCGGGCGGACTCTCCCGCCCACCGGGGCGAGTTCATGATGGACGTGCTCGCCGATCTGAAGGTGAGCGAGGTCTACGATCCCGGGCGCGAGGTCCACACGGTCCACCCCGAGACGCGGCTGAAGCCGATCATGGACCTCGTGGTGGGCACCCACCAGCAGTACTTCCCGGTGGTGATGAACGAGGACCGGCTGGTGGGCATCTTCTCCCTGAACGACCTGCGGGAGGTCCTCTACGAGGAGGGGCTGGCCGAGCTCGTGGTGGCGCAGGACATCGCCACCAACCAGGTGCTGACGGTCTGCCCGGACGACTCGCTGAGTCGCGCGCTCCAGCTCCTGACGGTGAAGAACATCGACGAGCTCCCGGTCATCGCGGACGAGGAGAGCTCGAAGCTGCTCGGGGTGCTCTCGCGCCGCGACATCATCGCGGCCTACCACCGGCGCCTGGCCGAGATGGAGAAGCGCTAG
- a CDS encoding chloride channel protein, which translates to MKQEPEVRGSGELRGRAGLGRFHVPRDLGGFMERFNLLRIWHWFGLAGLIGVVAGLGALLFQWITEYGLLLFWGLIVGYVPAGPGGEHLPLTTPGAEPRAWALVVVPALGALCSAFFVYRYAPEAEGHGTDRAIHAYHQQRGRVRAVTPWVKLIASAFTLASGGSAGREGPIAQIGSGFGSWLGTTLGLSDRDRRILLMAGMAAGVGAIFRAPLAGALFATEVLYSEPDIEFEVVIPALISSIVSYSIFCSVHGFGHLFSGTQGFAFSEPAALLPYGVLGIVVALGSIAYVIFFDGTTRVFSRLSLPRMSRPVLGAALAGALGLILWKSTGQLESLAVLGSGYGLLQQAVAAEGVLGVSLGLVLLVALGKIVTTSLTIGSGGSGGVFGPSMVIGGLLGAVVGGLFHQWWPEVVPEIGPFTIVGMAGFFAGVANTPISTLLMVGDMTGNYSLLIPSMLVVSIALFLGHRWTIYPEQVRTRADSPAHRGEFLMDVLGDLQVGQVYDPERELHTLRSDTPLQAIMDLVVGTHQQFFPVVRGEKELVGIVSLEDLREVFYEEGLAGLVVAQDIATPCALTVTPDDTLGRALQILTVQDVEELPVVADVDSRKLLGLITRRDIIAAYHRRLARL; encoded by the coding sequence GTGAAGCAGGAGCCAGAAGTACGCGGATCCGGGGAGCTCCGGGGGAGGGCCGGGCTCGGCCGCTTCCACGTCCCCCGGGACCTCGGCGGCTTCATGGAGCGCTTCAACCTCCTCCGGATCTGGCACTGGTTCGGGCTCGCCGGCCTGATCGGCGTCGTCGCCGGGCTGGGCGCGCTCCTCTTCCAGTGGATCACCGAGTACGGCCTGCTCCTCTTCTGGGGGCTGATCGTCGGCTACGTCCCGGCGGGACCCGGGGGCGAGCACCTCCCGCTCACCACGCCGGGCGCCGAGCCGAGGGCGTGGGCGCTGGTCGTGGTGCCGGCCCTCGGGGCGCTCTGCTCGGCCTTCTTCGTCTACCGCTACGCGCCGGAGGCCGAGGGGCACGGGACCGACCGGGCCATCCACGCCTACCACCAGCAGCGGGGCCGCGTCCGGGCCGTGACCCCCTGGGTGAAGCTGATCGCCTCGGCCTTCACCCTCGCCTCCGGCGGGAGCGCCGGGCGCGAGGGGCCGATCGCGCAGATCGGCAGCGGCTTCGGCTCCTGGCTGGGCACGACCCTCGGGCTCTCGGATCGCGATCGCCGCATCCTGCTGATGGCGGGCATGGCCGCGGGGGTCGGGGCCATCTTCCGGGCGCCCCTCGCCGGTGCGCTCTTCGCCACCGAGGTGCTCTATAGCGAGCCGGACATCGAGTTCGAGGTCGTGATTCCCGCGCTCATCTCCTCGATCGTCTCCTACAGCATCTTCTGCTCCGTCCACGGCTTCGGGCACCTCTTCTCCGGCACCCAGGGCTTCGCCTTCTCCGAGCCTGCGGCGCTCCTGCCCTACGGCGTGCTCGGCATCGTGGTCGCGCTCGGCTCCATCGCCTACGTGATCTTCTTCGACGGCACGACCCGGGTCTTCTCCCGCCTCTCCCTGCCCCGGATGAGCCGGCCGGTGCTGGGCGCCGCGCTCGCCGGCGCGCTCGGCCTGATCCTCTGGAAGAGCACGGGGCAGCTGGAGAGCCTCGCGGTCCTCGGCTCGGGCTACGGGCTCCTCCAGCAGGCGGTGGCGGCCGAGGGCGTGCTCGGGGTCTCGCTCGGCCTGGTGCTGCTGGTGGCGCTGGGGAAGATCGTGACGACATCCCTGACCATCGGCTCCGGGGGCTCCGGGGGCGTCTTCGGTCCCTCGATGGTGATCGGGGGCCTGCTCGGCGCCGTGGTGGGCGGGCTCTTCCACCAGTGGTGGCCGGAGGTGGTCCCCGAGATCGGCCCCTTCACCATCGTCGGCATGGCGGGCTTCTTCGCCGGGGTCGCCAACACACCCATCTCGACCCTCCTCATGGTCGGCGACATGACGGGGAACTACTCCCTGCTGATCCCCTCCATGCTGGTGGTCTCCATCGCGCTCTTCCTCGGGCACCGCTGGACGATCTACCCGGAGCAGGTGCGCACCCGGGCGGACTCCCCCGCGCACCGGGGTGAGTTCTTGATGGACGTGCTCGGGGATCTACAGGTGGGGCAGGTCTACGATCCGGAGCGGGAGCTGCACACCTTGCGGTCCGACACCCCCCTGCAGGCCATCATGGATCTGGTGGTGGGCACCCACCAGCAGTTCTTCCCGGTAGTGCGGGGCGAGAAGGAGCTGGTCGGCATCGTCTCCCTCGAGGACCTCCGGGAGGTCTTCTACGAGGAGGGCCTCGCCGGGCTGGTGGTCGCCCAGGACATCGCCACCCCCTGTGCGCTGACGGTCACTCCGGACGACACCCTCGGACGGGCCCTGCAGATCCTGACCGTGCAGGACGTCGAGGAGCTGCCGGTCGTCGCCGACGTGGACTCCCGGAAGCTCCTGGGCCTCATCACCCGGCGAGACATCATCGCGGCCTACCACCGGCGGCTCGCCAGGCTCTGA
- a CDS encoding methyl-accepting chemotaxis protein, which translates to MFSVRAQVEEIATTILDLSEKTQQISSIIATVDDFAEQSSLLALNASIEAARAGEEGKAFSVVAGEVKNLAEQSRQATERVRAILSEIQQATHTAVMVTEEGSKRVETGVELIQAAGEIVKDLARTIQASADSARQISAAARQQAGGVSQINAAMDIIDEYARQSLYSVRHTETASRMVSTITGQLRAATERYRLD; encoded by the coding sequence ATGTTCAGCGTCCGCGCCCAGGTCGAGGAGATCGCCACCACCATCCTCGACCTCTCGGAGAAGACCCAGCAGATCTCCTCCATCATCGCCACCGTGGACGACTTCGCCGAGCAGTCGAGCCTCCTCGCGCTGAACGCCAGCATCGAGGCGGCGCGGGCCGGCGAGGAGGGCAAGGCCTTCTCGGTGGTCGCCGGCGAGGTGAAGAACCTGGCCGAACAGTCCCGGCAGGCCACCGAGCGGGTGCGGGCCATCCTCTCGGAGATCCAGCAGGCCACCCACACGGCGGTGATGGTGACCGAGGAAGGCAGCAAGCGGGTCGAGACCGGCGTCGAGCTCATCCAGGCCGCGGGCGAGATCGTGAAGGATCTCGCCCGCACCATCCAGGCCTCGGCCGACTCGGCGCGGCAGATCTCCGCGGCCGCGCGGCAGCAGGCGGGCGGGGTCTCGCAGATCAACGCGGCGATGGACATCATCGACGAGTACGCCCGGCAGAGCCTCTACTCGGTCCGCCACACCGAGACCGCCTCTCGCATGGTCTCGACGATCACGGGACAGCTGCGGGCGGCCACCGAGCGCTACCGCCTCGATTAG
- a CDS encoding M1 family aminopeptidase: protein MRRPLLLALSLVLLLSACSAPSAAPDGGADGGADGGPSGPPPSNWERSLLSADLSFDLAAHSATAALTFAPHDTPSASLRVGDLVLERVLAGGVEAVHERRGDELALRIADEGEPVVVEIDYRFTEHTDLDGLLPTGVTLTWPTHCGNLFPCRPDPSEGATYTLDVQGLPAGEVAIHPARIDLPAPAYMVAFAVGDYTYRSLGTSAAGTEVGLHFLPGGEATATRGTANLLAYVDTYEALLGRYPFGDRLAAVEVSWTVPAAGGIEHHPFFHVSTQGMGSNEVHAHEAAHGWFGDGVRIACWEDLVLSEGTTQYLAWRAIEAVDGPGTADSLRAIMERRLASAVNTADTEAYPDTCGVIDLLDHPLWSRIPYEKGAFFFDEVDDRIGRPALDAALARFVSENLGRAAHMSDLIATIEAEAGQPIDDLVDRWLRSLGVPP from the coding sequence ATGCGTCGCCCGCTCCTCCTCGCGCTCTCCCTCGTCCTGCTCCTCTCCGCCTGCTCGGCGCCCTCCGCGGCCCCCGACGGCGGAGCGGACGGCGGCGCCGACGGCGGCCCGAGCGGTCCCCCTCCGAGCAACTGGGAGCGGAGCCTGCTCTCGGCGGATCTCTCCTTCGATCTGGCGGCGCACTCGGCCACGGCCGCGCTCACCTTCGCGCCCCACGACACGCCCTCCGCCTCCCTGCGGGTGGGGGATCTCGTCCTCGAGCGGGTGCTCGCCGGCGGCGTGGAGGCGGTCCACGAGCGGCGGGGGGACGAGCTGGCCCTGCGCATCGCCGACGAGGGCGAGCCGGTGGTGGTCGAGATCGACTACCGCTTCACCGAGCACACCGACCTCGACGGGCTGCTGCCCACCGGCGTCACCCTGACCTGGCCCACGCACTGCGGCAACCTCTTCCCCTGCCGGCCCGATCCCTCCGAGGGCGCGACCTACACCCTGGACGTCCAGGGTCTGCCAGCGGGGGAGGTCGCCATCCACCCGGCCCGGATCGACCTGCCCGCGCCGGCCTACATGGTGGCCTTCGCCGTCGGCGACTACACCTACCGCTCCCTCGGTACGAGCGCGGCCGGGACCGAGGTGGGCCTCCACTTCCTCCCGGGGGGCGAGGCCACCGCCACCCGCGGCACGGCGAACCTGCTGGCCTACGTCGACACCTACGAGGCGCTCCTGGGGCGCTACCCCTTCGGTGACCGTCTCGCCGCGGTGGAGGTGAGCTGGACCGTGCCCGCCGCCGGCGGGATCGAGCACCACCCCTTCTTCCACGTGAGCACCCAGGGGATGGGCTCCAACGAGGTGCACGCCCACGAGGCGGCCCACGGCTGGTTCGGAGACGGCGTCCGCATCGCCTGCTGGGAGGACCTGGTGCTCTCCGAGGGCACCACCCAGTACCTCGCCTGGCGGGCCATCGAGGCCGTCGATGGCCCGGGGACCGCGGACTCGCTGCGGGCGATCATGGAGCGGCGCCTCGCCAGCGCGGTGAACACCGCGGACACCGAGGCCTACCCCGACACCTGCGGCGTCATCGACCTCCTCGACCACCCCCTCTGGTCGCGGATCCCCTACGAGAAGGGGGCCTTCTTCTTCGACGAGGTCGACGATCGCATCGGCCGGCCGGCGCTGGACGCGGCGCTCGCGCGCTTCGTCTCCGAGAACCTGGGGCGCGCCGCCCACATGTCGGATCTCATCGCCACCATCGAGGCGGAGGCCGGCCAGCCGATCGACGACCTGGTCGACCGCTGGCTGCGCTCGCTCGGGGTGCCGCCCTAG
- a CDS encoding FHA domain-containing protein: MGNDWDDDLGGMADSTRMIDISKIDGAPEMGGGPGRVDPLPTGARPWVEIIDDNPDENEEVFVITKPLMMLGRVPNVADIVVRDGKASRHHAAIAHQGGSFVLYDMDSTNGTYVAGERISQHTLSDGDVFSIGETQLLFKLPQ, encoded by the coding sequence ATGGGAAACGACTGGGACGACGATCTGGGCGGCATGGCCGACTCCACCCGGATGATCGACATCTCGAAGATCGACGGCGCCCCCGAGATGGGGGGAGGTCCGGGGAGGGTCGATCCGCTCCCCACCGGCGCGCGCCCCTGGGTCGAGATCATCGACGACAACCCGGACGAGAACGAGGAGGTCTTCGTCATCACCAAGCCGCTGATGATGCTCGGCCGGGTCCCCAACGTGGCCGACATCGTCGTGCGGGACGGCAAGGCCTCCCGCCACCACGCTGCCATCGCCCACCAGGGCGGTAGCTTCGTGCTCTACGACATGGACTCCACCAACGGCACCTACGTGGCCGGCGAGCGCATCTCCCAGCACACCCTCTCCGACGGGGACGTCTTCTCCATCGGTGAGACCCAGCTCCTCTTCAAGCTGCCCCAGTAG
- a CDS encoding CotH kinase family protein yields the protein MRLRPPLLAALLLPLLPLGGCTASGAGGGGSGLCAADPADLERPAHWTVASHCKGEAPDYDLLFDDTAVRRLDLIIGAETWQAMQDDLDQLLSTRPPPGGSTADPAWVEVDLEYEGLRWERVGMRYKGNSSLRFAYERGVDKKAFRLNFDKFSDDTPETVNQRFFGFKKMTFSNGFADESLMRDKLAADLFRSAGVPAARGAFVRVYFDLGEGPVFAGLYTMIDDPADEVLGSQFADDTGNLYKPEGDAAHWTRFDAAAFEKKTNETSGDTADVEAAIAALNAATTDAATWRANLEAAFDVEGFLLWLAANQVLENWDTYGWMTHNYYLYGDPSQGGRIVWIPWDLNEALKHRDSPMATNADSVLLDEIGSEWPLIRRLLDDPVYRARYQEHLRALVDGPLAEATVTPLAQAYHELIAPYVVGPESTETPPFSTLPPTPGVFGDSVEGSLGILPHLAARRAAVEAALAP from the coding sequence ATGAGATTGCGTCCACCCCTCCTCGCCGCCCTCCTCCTCCCCCTCCTGCCCCTCGGAGGCTGCACGGCGAGCGGCGCGGGAGGCGGCGGGAGCGGGCTCTGCGCCGCCGATCCCGCCGACCTCGAGCGCCCCGCGCACTGGACAGTGGCCAGCCACTGCAAGGGCGAGGCCCCCGACTACGACCTCCTCTTCGACGACACGGCCGTGCGGCGCCTCGATCTGATCATCGGCGCCGAGACCTGGCAGGCGATGCAGGACGACCTGGATCAGCTCCTCTCGACGCGCCCGCCTCCGGGGGGGAGCACCGCGGACCCGGCCTGGGTCGAGGTGGACCTCGAGTACGAGGGGCTGCGCTGGGAGCGGGTGGGCATGCGCTACAAGGGCAACTCCTCCCTGCGCTTCGCCTACGAGCGGGGCGTGGACAAGAAGGCCTTCCGGCTGAACTTCGACAAGTTCAGCGACGACACGCCGGAGACCGTGAACCAGCGCTTCTTCGGCTTCAAGAAGATGACCTTCAGCAACGGCTTCGCCGACGAGTCCCTGATGCGCGACAAGCTGGCGGCCGACCTCTTCCGCTCGGCGGGCGTCCCCGCCGCCCGGGGCGCCTTCGTGCGGGTCTACTTCGATCTCGGTGAGGGGCCGGTCTTCGCCGGCCTCTACACGATGATCGATGACCCCGCCGACGAGGTGCTCGGAAGCCAGTTCGCCGACGACACCGGCAACCTCTACAAGCCCGAGGGAGACGCCGCCCACTGGACCCGCTTCGACGCCGCGGCCTTCGAGAAGAAGACCAACGAGACCTCGGGCGACACCGCCGACGTGGAGGCCGCCATCGCCGCGCTGAACGCCGCCACCACGGACGCCGCCACCTGGCGGGCGAACCTGGAGGCGGCCTTCGACGTCGAGGGCTTCCTCCTCTGGCTGGCCGCCAACCAGGTCCTGGAGAACTGGGACACCTACGGCTGGATGACCCACAACTACTACCTCTACGGCGATCCCTCGCAGGGCGGCCGGATCGTGTGGATCCCCTGGGATCTGAACGAGGCCCTCAAGCACCGGGACTCCCCGATGGCGACGAACGCCGACTCGGTGCTCCTCGACGAGATCGGCAGCGAGTGGCCCCTGATCCGGCGCCTCCTCGACGATCCCGTCTACCGCGCCCGCTACCAGGAGCACCTCCGGGCGCTCGTCGACGGCCCCCTGGCCGAGGCCACCGTCACGCCCCTGGCGCAGGCCTACCACGAGCTCATCGCGCCCTACGTGGTCGGCCCCGAGAGCACGGAGACCCCGCCCTTCTCCACCCTCCCTCCGACCCCGGGCGTCTTCGGCGACTCGGTCGAGGGCAGCCTCGGGATCCTCCCCCACCTCGCCGCGCGGCGGGCCGCGGTCGAGGCGGCGCTGGCCCCCTGA
- the gspN gene encoding type II secretion system protein GspN, translating into MSAVRTVGRWLKKTLGYGLVFLLAFGVTLYYSFPYEVIGDRVLASAEEAIGARVEVDSLAPYWITGLSAESVTLTFPATKPGKEDFVLTLEQVRVRLKPLASLFGSPTAAVAIALGEGKGAIEGDVSLLDENRINAVLAIQSLALGELGSVWDKVGLGFAGNVSGELDLVLPQNLPTALDGGGRLEIAGAQFGGGMIKGFTVPGMDLGTFELNVTAEKGKLDFVPPLEIDGKDLAAEIAGSIELRPLLATSRGDLQLRFKPTDAFWKANATLAGLAKAMLEGAKDKDDYYAYDLSGPLGRPNFAPHREGRTPPRKKR; encoded by the coding sequence GTGAGCGCCGTCCGGACCGTGGGCCGCTGGCTGAAGAAGACCCTGGGCTACGGGCTCGTCTTCCTCCTCGCCTTCGGCGTGACCCTCTACTACTCCTTCCCCTACGAGGTGATCGGTGACCGGGTGCTCGCCTCCGCCGAGGAGGCCATCGGCGCCCGGGTGGAGGTCGACTCCCTCGCCCCCTACTGGATCACCGGCCTCTCCGCCGAGTCCGTGACCCTCACCTTCCCCGCCACCAAGCCGGGCAAGGAGGACTTCGTCCTGACCCTCGAGCAGGTGAGGGTGCGGCTCAAGCCCCTCGCCAGCCTCTTCGGGAGCCCCACCGCCGCCGTGGCCATCGCCCTCGGTGAGGGCAAGGGCGCCATCGAGGGGGACGTCTCCCTCCTCGACGAGAACCGGATCAACGCCGTCCTCGCCATCCAGAGCCTCGCCCTGGGCGAGCTCGGCTCGGTCTGGGACAAGGTGGGGCTGGGCTTCGCCGGCAACGTGAGCGGCGAGCTCGACCTCGTCCTGCCACAGAACCTCCCCACCGCTCTCGACGGCGGGGGTCGCCTCGAGATCGCCGGCGCCCAGTTCGGCGGCGGGATGATCAAGGGCTTCACCGTGCCTGGCATGGACCTGGGCACCTTCGAGCTCAACGTCACCGCCGAGAAGGGCAAGCTCGACTTCGTGCCGCCCCTGGAGATCGACGGCAAGGATCTCGCCGCCGAGATCGCGGGCAGCATCGAGCTGCGCCCCCTGCTGGCGACCTCCCGTGGCGATCTCCAGCTGCGCTTCAAGCCCACCGACGCCTTCTGGAAGGCCAACGCGACCCTCGCCGGGCTGGCGAAGGCCATGCTCGAGGGCGCGAAGGACAAGGACGACTACTACGCCTACGACCTCTCCGGCCCCCTCGGGCGGCCGAACTTCGCGCCCCACCGCGAGGGGCGCACCCCCCCGCGCAAGAAGCGCTGA